DNA from Fusarium musae strain F31 chromosome 7, whole genome shotgun sequence:
GTTGCAAGAGGCCAAGATTCTCGAGAATCTGCACACCGCCATCCTGTTCCATTCCATTGATGGTGAGTGAGTAGCTTTGCCTCTGGAGGTCAGGACGTCTAGAATCGCGATCGTAGACCGTTATCTTAGGGGGTGAAACCTTTAGATTCCATCGTTTCCTCAATGAAATAGCAAAGGATAAACCGGCCATGCCAGCTCCAGCCACAATTATAGACTTCTCTTCCAGAAAATGAGGTTCTTCTGCAATCATATTGTAATTCCGTACTAGGGAAAATGGAAGAATGACTAAATATGAATAGCATCACCAAATGTAAATAGATCCACAAGCTATGATAGAGGAGAGCAGACTTGGTGCCATCTTATGGACGAGCTCGGCATTTTTATTCCCGATCAATTTTCAGATTCGGGCTGTAGATAATGCCGTTCGGTGCCGGGGCTTATGTATCATCTGACGCTGCTCACATTCGGGTCCACCCTCCACTTGTGACTGCAATCCATCATTTTTTCTACGGGAGCGTGTGAGAGATTCATATTCATTATAATCTGGCAGGACGGTCAGTTGAATTCATTGGTTTCGTGGTCTAACGGTTATGACTGCGGATTCTGATTCCGCCAGCGAGGGTTCGACTCCCTCCGAGACCTTTCTTTTGCCTGTAGCGTTCGCATGTCATTTTTTATTTCATTATTCCTTCTTCAATCTCACGAACCGTAGATCATGATTGGAGATTTTTTACAAAACCATTTTCTTTTGTTGATGTTTTTGCGTCGCGCATACCCAAGTGACCTCTTGCACTAAAATTAGTTATAGTACTTGTGATGTTGTGGTCAGGTTTGTGCACTTTTTTCCCCGTTGCGACATAGGTAGAATATGGCGATAAAGGCTATTGTTCGATTCAGAGGCTCTTCCATAGATCTAAAAGACACGCTTAAGCCTTCCTGACGTATTCCAACTCCTTGCTGTCTCTGTAATGGCTCTGTCGTGTGTGTTTTGGATGCTACCCTGTATCTCCACCATGACTCGTGTTTCAACCACCAAATCACAAAGATGACTTATTCCCGACGGCTCCCACGTGTCCAACGAGTTTAAAGCCTTGGCACCCTGTCTTTCCCACGAATGATCGACAGGAACCAGAAGTAAAGACAGGATGAAAATGGCGCAAATATCCGAAGATTCGCCAACACTCTCATCACTGACCGTACAATGACCCATCAAATATCCACTTGCCGGAGCCGAACGGAAGAAATGAACCGAGAACAGGATGGTTTTGTTATCTTAGATCACTCTCAGGGGCACATCTGATGGTCGAACTCAATTAAATTTCTATCCTTGTGATCATCGACGCCCGTACAGCCACGGGGTAGCATCCAGATCCGAACCACATCGCCGGGAAGTGGCTAAATAATGCAGCGCCCAGGGGGTTGGTCTGATCACAtgcatcttcagcttcttatCGCATCTCTTAAGAACGGCGACATGCTCGTTCTGGAAGCGCTTGCGACGGCGGAATGAAAGCCACTGTCTGAGCGGCGCGTTAGCCCCTATATGACAagaattttttttttaatagggTTATGTCACTGCCAGCCAATCCACTGCCAGATTGCGTGTTGACGGAAATCCAACCCCAATTTATTTTTCAGCCTTCTGGGGCGTTCCTCTTCCGACCTCGCCGAAGGAAATGGCTTTACGCAATATGATCATCAGCTAGATAATCTGTCAATCACGAAATTTGACAGCGTTGGTCCACAGAAACGTTCTAAAAAGGAACTTGGAGTGCTAGCCCGTGGGTCCGTGGCTTACTAGTAACGCCGGGCCTAGGACTTGTCTCGTAATAGCGGCGGGTTCGACTCGCAGCCCCAAACGTCTAGCAAACTCTATTCCGCAGTGGTTCATTGGGTGCAGGCTCCGATAATGGCGATGGGCTGATTAGGGGTCCCATGTTTTCCACGTGTCTACCCTGACGGTCTGGATCACTGTTGCGTGACTGGATCTCTGGGTTCTTTAACTGCAGATGTTCTGCACCCCTGACTGGCGCTGCAGATCTTGTCGTTCATTTTTgttacttttttttcttgcaTCGATGCCCCGGATTTTGACTGTTTTGCTTTTTGGTTCTGGGTGAAGACCCGACGATTTGGTATTCGATTTGGTCTTGCATCAGTGTCAGCATCCGCAGCCATGCCGTCCCTCGACGCTGAGATGTGGGCGTGGTACGCCTTGACGTTGATTGTGGTGGTTGCGCGAATGTGAGTGCTTGGCCAAGCGTGTTGGTAATTGTTACTGACTTGATACAGGGCGTCACGCCGAATGTTGCTCGGCTCATTCAAGCGCATGCTTGCAGATGATTACCTCATGGCGGTGACAATGGTTTGTGTATCTCTAGTGTCTATTGTATCAATACTAACATCCTCAGATCACGTATACTGCCCTCCTAGCTATTGTCAGCGTCCTCACGCGAACACccaccaacctcatcaaccccGACGATCATATCGTACTCACCCCCGAAGACATCAAACTCCGAGAATATGGATCGAAACTGGTCCTCGTCACGGAACATATGCAGATGCTCACCCTCTGGGGCGTCAAGGGCTGTCTACTGTTCATGTACGGCCGACTGACGTGAGTGGCTCCTCATCGACGATACAGTCAGTCACCTTCGACTAACAACTTCCAGAATGAGTTTGAAGCAAAACTTCTCGGTCAAGCTGGTAGCAGGCTATGTCGTCGTTGGATTCGTTGTGATGCAAATTTTGTGGTTTGCTGCTTGGTGCCGGCCTTTCAATCACTACTGGCAGGTTCCTCCTGATGACTGTGAGCAACCCGTTGATAAGACAAGGGATTTGGACTAACGAGTCGTAGTGAATTGCTCAGCTGAGACCAATCATATGATCACCAACGCTGTCGTCAACATCTCTTCCGACATCATGATCATTCTTCTTCCTATGCCTGTCTTTCTACAATCTCAACTGCCGCTCAAGAGAAAGATTATCCTCTGCGGTGTCTTTGCGCTTGGTATCTTTACTGTAAGTTATCATCCATCAATTTTATCACATCATTGTGAGTAACCGACTTGGCCTTTAGATTCTCGCAGCCACAATGAGCAAAATCTACAGTCTTGGCGACCCCTACGGCACAGAATGGTCCTACTGGTACATCCGCGAAGTCTCAACCGCCGTCATCGCCGCCAACCTCCCTCTCACTTGGACCCTCCTCCAACGCGTCTTCCGCCTCGGTTCATTCCACGCCAAGTACGGAAAATCTTCCAATCAACGCACTGGCAAAGGAACATCGCGATTCAGATCAGCATACGGAAACCTCAGCAGTATGGATCGAAGACCCAAGAAGACGACTTTTGTTGAGCCTGGAATGAGCTTCTCAGAGAGTCAGGAGGAGATTAATGGGAAGGATATCCCTTTGAAGATTTATCAGAAGAATGAGGTTATTGTTAACATCACTACTGAAGAGGCGTCCGATAAGCGATCGCCCTCACCGCCTGGACATACTGGCTTGGAGAGGATTAATTTGCGGGAGGCGAATGCGCATGGCGGTAGTGAGAATGGGGATAAGTCTGCCAATGAGAtggagcttggtgttgtcaCCAAGGTCTATCATGGAGTATAACGGGCTGATACCGTCAATGAACTAGACATACATACACTTTCCCAAGTACCTAATACATATTAATCAAGAACCACGCTGTCCTCCCGAGGAAGAATGCCAGGCCTTTCCTCGCTTCTCATTCGACTGCGGCAAAGCGCCTAATGCACCAGTAATACTACAGCTTCAGTATGCAGGTAATTCGTCACGTGACGGTCTCACAGCCTCGTTCTTGAAATACTCAAGGATCAGCTTCCCCACTTCTTTTTCATCcctcatctttcttcttcgcaTAATCATGGGTCACAATGCCGAGCCCACAGCACCAGGTACACTTTCGCCAGAGTTGATACCCTCGACTGGACTCAGCGTGGTCTACGAGCCCTCGAATAATGAGCCAGTAGTTGAGTCAGTAATCAGGTGGACAGATCAGGCATCGGAGCTGACCCGATCGCTAGCATCATTATGGTCCATGGCCTAAAGGGCCATCCCTACAAAACCTGGAGATTCGTGTCGTCTCTAGAAAAGGTCGAGAAGCCGTCGACACAACCTGATCCCGGGGCATTGAAACCCAGGTCTTCTAAACGCCTTGATTTCAGGAACAGCTTCAAGACCTGGATAAAAGGATCATCGAGAAAAGACTGTCTCGAGCAAGGGATGATTAAGTCTCCTCACAGGATCGTTTCGAGTGCCTCAACCAAAGAATCATCTGTCTTCTGGCCTGCCGATCTTCTCCCTCAACAGTGTAAAAACGCTCGCATTCTGACCTTTGGATACGATACGAAAGTGACAAAGTATACGTCTGGACCAACCAACATGAACAGTATATTCTCTCACGGAAAGGACTTTTTGTATTCTCTAGGACGTATGACAGTGCCAGGCCGTCCTCTAATATTCGTCGCCCACAGTCTTGGTGGCATACTTGTGAAAGAGGTAGCTCCCGCGTCTTTGTTCTTTCTAAGGTATAGTGCTGAACTTTATACAGATGCTGGCATTGTCCTGGGCTTCAGACACCACTTCTCTCAAAGGAACAGTTGAGTGTACTGCTGCAATAATATTCCTGGGGACTCCACACCGCGGAAGTCCTGAACTCTCTGCCATAGGGGAATGGGCTAGATCTATCTTGGATGCCTTCCACTTCCAGACAACCTCTGCGATTCTCGATACTCTAGGCCTTAAGACGACCGATCTTGAGCGTGCGCATGAAGCGTTTTATAGACTTTGGCTACACTACGACTTCCGAGTCAAGACGTTCCAGGAAGGCTTTGGTCTTACCGGTCTCAAACTGGGGGTGCTGGGAAATAAGGTTGTGCCCCACGATTCATCACTCATCGGAGATCCAAGGGAGCATGCGGAAACTCTGCAGGCCAACCATATGGAGATGTCTCGATTTAGTGGCTCTCAGGATCCGAACTTTGTGAAAGTCGCAGGAGAGATTGTGGATATCTACACAGCAATACACCGTGAACAGATTCACCGCAGCGACAAGATTGAGATTCTCAAAGTGCCTAGCGAAGAAAGTCCAAAGCCGCAGAATAGTTCGAGAGGCCAGCAGAATTCTATGgacaagaagatgttgagtaAACTCATTGAGGCTCTACGCTTCAATGAGATGGATACCCGGCGCGAAAACATTTCTCTCCCCTCAATGAGTACTGGACAATGGCTTTTCCGAAACTCAACATTCCTCATGTGGAAAACGAGCACGCAACCCAGCAAGCGACTGCTTTTTGTCAAGGGCAAACCAGGCGCTGGCAAGTCAACACTAATGAAGGAGGCCGTGCGAGAGACTAAATTAGGGCTTCGAGCACATGGATGTTGCGCGAGCTTTTTCGTCAATGCTAGAGGCACAGCACTAGAATCCTCGTCGACTGGAATTCTTCGATCTCTTCTGTGTCAGCTGTTGACATACTGTGAGAGCTCCAGCATAGATACTCAGTCAAGGCCGGCAACTATTCTGATGGATAGTATACGGGAAAAAGCTGCGCTGTCATCGAAAGAGTGGGGTGATCGAGAAATGGAGAGCTTGCTAACTGATGTCCTTAGCGTTTTGTACTGGGAACAAGTCCCTGTCTATATCTTTGTGGATGCACTTGACGAACTTGGGCTAGAAGCAGAGAGACATGAAGTTTCGTTCTGGACGAACCTCGTTCAATCTCGTGATCTCCAGAATGCACGGGTTTGCCTATCTTGTAGGCACTTCCCCAATATCTCAACTGCAGATTGCCTGGAGCTGGTCCTGGATGCATACAATAGCCCTGATATCCTAGCGTACATACATCTCCGATTGACACGACACATATATAAGGAGGATGAGCACTGGCGTGAAGACCTATCCAAGAAAATATTCTCAATGTCAACTGGAGTATTTCTGTGGGTTGTGCTCGTAATAGACGCCGTGTGTACGAAGTACGATCAAGGATATAGCCTGCGAGCCCTTATACGCCTCGTCGAAGATACCCCGACGGAACTGAAGGAGGTATATGCCCAGGCATTAGAGACACTTACCCAAGCCGAGAAGATTCTCGCCTTGAGATTGTTCCAATGGGCTACAGAGGCAGCGAGGCCATTACGGCTCGATGAATGGCATCACGTACTAGCCTTTATCACGGACcgaccaccatcatcactgaAGGAATGGCGAGAGTCAGTTACGTTCACTGAGAATGATCGTCAACTCGAGAGAATGATAAAAACACTATCAAGAGGATTACTGGAAATAAGCAACAGTCATTTTGACATTATGGCTAGCAAAGAAGCTGGGACATCGTCTGTCAACGCAGGTGCTGGCTCTCTGGATCATGAGCAGGGCTCAGCTCGTGTTGTGCAAGTTATACACGAGTCTGTGTATGATTTCCTGATGTGGCAGGGGGGTTTTGAACTTCTCGGATGGACTGGAACCAACATCATTGCAGACTGTCACTGCATGATTGCCATTACGTGTCTCAACTACATGAACATTCCAGAGCTGGATGATCTAGTCATTGCCCGTCAACGAATGAAGGTGCGCGTTACAGCAATGTCCTCAACGCATTCTTCACTCATGGAAGAATCCCAAGACTTGCAGCCGAGAGAGACTAGCTTTGGTCCAAAGCGTACATTGGATGGTCTCGTCACATTGCCCAGGATAGATCCACAGAAGCTCGTCGAGGCTTGGGTTACGAACGAACAAATAGCATCTTGCTCGAGCTCTCTCAGAGAAGCAGCTAACAGACAAGCCTCTTTCGGATCTACTGCTGTCAAGTCTCAAGCACTGCAAGACTATCCCGCATTACTTCTGTACGCAGCGTCCGAAATGGGCTTTCACCTTCATCTAGCTTCCTCCGCGACGTCAGGATATTTGAAAGCGAAGCTAAACCGTCAGCTAAAAGACGAAAAATTGAAGAAGCGTCTCGTTGCGCTTCATACAAAAATGCGGTATAATAAGAACTATATGCAAGATATTGAAATCGATGACGGCCTTTCCTCCACTTCTTCAATGTAAGTGAATAGTAGAGAAGCCAGCCAAATGACTATGGCTAACGAAGTGATCTCTATTATAGATCTAAAAGAAACCATAGGGAACCTTTCAGAGCACGGCTGTTCTCCGTATCGTCTCGGAGATCCGAGAAGGGTGAAGCGCAAGGGCCCAGAAGGCCGAGAAGTATTGCCAGTTTCGGATCAGCGAGTAGCTACGGACATGGGAGTTCGAAAGCAAAGAATGGCTGATTGATCCTGAGATTTGAGTCTCCTTGCAGTTAGCAAATGGGGTAGTTCGTACACGAGTGAGATCAGCGGATCTCGTCCTCGGATGTCGTATGCGGACCACCCAACTCCGGATCTCGTCCCTCGGGGAGTTCACGCCCAATTTTCTGGGGTAAACCACAATTCCAGTGGCTCCAACAAGGATCTACCATCGAAATCGCCCCAATTCGTCAAACAACCCCAACCATCACGACATCTCTACGACTCTCCATATAAGTCTACAGCTCCAaccttcatcatgacaacttAACCACAGTCACAGCATCCTCCATCATGGGCGCCTTTACAAAGTTCCGCTTCTTCAACCGGCGCCTCGCGCTCTCATGCGTGCTCATCGCCGTGTCGACGTTCAATTATGGTTTCGACAACCAAGCTTTTGCGACGACGCAGGCGATGGACGCGTTTGATAAGCAGTTTGGCGTTTTGAATGAGAAGACGGGGAAGTATATTCTTGAACCGTCGTGGCTTTCGCTGTTCAATAGTTTGAACTACATTGGTTTTGCTGCTGGTTAGTATAGCGTGGGGTTTGGTTGTGCTTTACTGATGGGTTGTAGGTGTTCTTATTGGAACTTGGATTTCTTCGCGATGGGGGAGAAGGTGGTGTATGTTTGTTATGAGCTTGTATGCTCTTGGTACAGCGACTATCGCTGTCACGTCTTTTCACCGGGAGCAGATCATGGCTGCTCGAATTCTCAATTATGTGTACGTTGGAAtggagcttggtgttgtccCAACCTTTCAGTCCGAAATCGGTACGTAATACTCCAGCAACAAACATCACTTCAATCGCTGACAATAACAGTGCCAGCTCAAGCTCGTGGCTTCATGGTCGGATCCTACCAGCTCAGCCTCG
Protein-coding regions in this window:
- a CDS encoding hypothetical protein (EggNog:ENOG41), with the translated sequence MPSLDAEMWAWYALTLIVVVARMASRRMLLGSFKRMLADDYLMAVTMITYTALLAIVSVLTRTPTNLINPDDHIVLTPEDIKLREYGSKLVLVTEHMQMLTLWGVKGCLLFMYGRLTMSLKQNFSVKLVAGYVVVGFVVMQILWFAAWCRPFNHYWQVPPDDCEQPVDKTRDLD
- a CDS encoding hypothetical protein (EggNog:ENOG41); protein product: MITNAVVNISSDIMIILLPMPVFLQSQLPLKRKIILCGVFALGIFTILAATMSKIYSLGDPYGTEWSYWYIREVSTAVIAANLPLTWTLLQRVFRLGSFHAKYGKSSNQRTGKGTSRFRSAYGNLSSMDRRPKKTTFVEPGMSFSESQEEINGKDIPLKIYQKNEVIVNITTEEASDKRSPSPPGHTGLERINLREANAHGGSENGDKSANEMELGVVTKVYHGV